One genomic window of Quercus lobata isolate SW786 chromosome 9, ValleyOak3.0 Primary Assembly, whole genome shotgun sequence includes the following:
- the LOC115961765 gene encoding receptor-like protein EIX1, with translation MTMIKFLGGGFLKLLHAFLMLLVHLSLVLGFISGARVGDANNIRCLEGERQALLEFKKVLVDDYGKLSSWRSEDEHKNCCNWEGVHCDNQTGHVLELEVHYLRGMISPSILELPYLTSLDLRGHDFNQSHIPEFICSLSNLTFLDLSLANLSGSFPDQLGNLSHLQQLHLNRNDLKVNENLEWLSHLSSLEYLDLSDTNLRAANDWLEVVSHLPNLKSLFLSTCDLPPMSFSSLPSFNYSKSFTSLESLSLSSNQLNGSILKFLGGICSLRQLYLGNTTLKGQLVDLLNNLSGCAKDSLEGLSLPSNQISGLWPNNFGILFPLLKEINLRNNSISGTLPKTIGNLYNLNYLAVTSNCLRGVISEAFFSNLSKLKYLDLSKNSLTLEFSSQWVPTFQLNFIILDSIKLGPRFPNWIQTQTKIIMLDISDAQISDTIPAEWFTDLPPTLAYLNLSCNQIYGWLPNMLTKFENEGLAIDLSANQIRGRLPLFPTKVMMLNLSKNRFSGTISSLCKISSGFLSYLDLSENRLSGQLPNCFMHWRKLVILNLASNNFSGEVPSSFALLTQLETLSLSNNSFYGDLPLPMKNCSSLSFVDLGNNRFFGQVPAWIGESLPLLNILILHSNNLNGSIPLHMCWLKDLHILDLSLNDISGTIPQCLNNFTAMTQIGNSSSDIFHRYYFKFVDTMYTNMTFVYEKEFVDNARLMLKRREYKYDKILGLLKIIDLSSNKLMGKLPDEISSLLQLVGLNVSRNKLVGEIPQTIGQMKQLQSLDLSRNQFSGKIPSSMSELNFLSDIDLSYNNLSGKIPTSTQLQSFKASDFTTRKKT, from the coding sequence ATGACAATGATCAAGTTCCTAGGTGGAGGGTTCCTGAAActtcttcatgcatttttaaTGCTTTTGGTGCACTTGAGTCTAGTCCTTGGATTCATTTCAGGGGCTAGAGTTGGAGATGCTAACAACATCAGGTGCCTAGAGGGGGAGAGACAAGCGCTCCTTGAGTTCAAAAAAGTCCTCGTTGACGATTATGGCAAGCTATCTTCATGGCGGAGTGAAGATGAACATAAGAATTGTTGCAACTGGGAAGGAGTTCACTGCGACAATCAAACAGGCCATGTACTTGAGCTTGAGGTTCATTATTTGCGAGGTATGATTAGTCCTTCAATACTTGAGTTGCCTTATTTGACTTCTCTTGATCTCAGGGGTCATGATTTTAATCAAAGCCATATCCCAGAATTCATTTGTTCTCTTAGTAACTTAACATTCCTCGATCTCTCTTTGGCCAATCTCAGTGGTTCATTTCCAGATCAACTTGGAAACCTTTCGCATTTGCAACAACTCCATCTTAATAGAAATGATTTGAAAGTTAATGAAAATCTCGAATGGCTCTCTCATCTATCTTCATTAGAATACCTTGACCTTAGCGACACAAATCTCAGAGCTGCCAATGATTGGCTGGAAGTTGTGAGTCATCTCCCAAATTTAAAAAGCTTGTTCTTGTCGACATGTGATCTTCCTCCTATGagtttttcatctcttcccAGTTTCAATTATTCAAAATCTTTTACTTCTCTTGAAAGTCTGTCTTTGAGTTCTAATCAACTAAACGGCAGCATTCTAAAATTCTTGGGGGGTATATGTTCTTTACGACAATTGTATTTGGGGAACACCACTCTCAAAGGACAACTGGTTGACCTTCTCAATAATTTGTCTGGATGTGCAAAGGACTCATTAGAGGGTTTGAGTTTACCATCTAATCAAATTTCAGGTTTGTGGCCCAATAATTTTGGAATATTATTTCCGTTGTTAAAAGAAATTAATCTTCGAAATAACAGCATAAGTGGGACTTTACCCAAAACCATTGGAAACCTATATAACCTCAACTATTTGGCTGTCACTTCAAATTGCTTGCGGGGCGTGATCTCTGAAGCCTTTTTCTCAAATCTTTCCAAATTAAAGTATTTAGACTTATCCAAGAATTCCCTCACTTTGGAATTCAGCTCCCAGTGGGTTCCCACTTTCCAATTGAATTTCATAATCTTAGACTCTATCAAGTTAGGGCCTAGATTTCCAAATTGGATCCAAACTCAAACGAAAATCATCATGCTTGATATCTCCGATGCTCAAATTTCAGATACCATTCCGGCAGAGTGGTTCACAGACCTGCCTCCTACATTAGCATATTTAAATCTTTCTTGCAACCAAATATATGGATGGTTACCAAATATGTTAACAAAGTTTGAGAATGAGGGTCTTGCAATTGATTTGAGTGCAAACCAGATAAGGGGTCGATTACCACTTTTTCCCACTAAAGTCATGATGTTGAATCTCTCTAAAAATCGGTTTTCAGGGACAATTTCGTCTCTTTGTAAAATCAGCAGTGGGTTCTTGAGTTACCTAGACTTATCTGAGAACCGATTATCTGGACAACTTCCTAATTGTTTTATGCATTGGCGTAAGCTGGTCATTTTGAATTTGGCTAGCAACAATTTTTCTGGGGAAGTTCCAAGCTCTTTCGCCTTGTTGACTCAGCTCGAAACATTGAGTCTGAGTAACAATAGTTTCTATGGAGATTTACCCTTGCCCATGAAAAATTGTAGTTCGTTGAGTTTTGTAGACTTGGGAAACAATAGATTCTTTGGACAAGTACCAGCTTGGATTGGGGAGAGCCTGCCACTGTTAAATATTCTTATCCTACATTCCAATAATCTCAATGGAAGTATACCATTGCATATGTGTTGGTTGAAAGATTTACATATCTTGGATCTCTCCCTAAATGATATATCTGGAACTATTCCACAATGCCTCAACAATTTCACTGCCATGACTCAGATTGGGAACTCTTCCAGTGATATCTTTCATAGATATTACTTTAAATTTGTTGATACTATGTATACTAATATGACTTTTGTTTATGAAAAAGAATTTGTTGATAATGCGAGGCTTATGTTGAAAAGAAGGGAGTATAAGTATGATAAAATTCTTGGATTATTAAAGATCATTGAcctttcaagcaacaaattgaTGGGAAAACTTCCAGATGAAATCTCAAGTCTTTTGCAATTGGTTGGACTAAATGTTTCGAGAAACAAATTAGTTGGAGAAATCCCTCAAACAATCGGTCAAATGAAGCAGTTACAATCACTTGATTTATCAAGGAATCAATTCTCAGGCAAAATCCCATCTAGCATGTCAGAGTTAAACTTTCTGAGCGACATCGACCTATCATACAACAACTTATCTGGGAAAATTCCTACAAGCACTCAACTCCAAAGCTTTAAAGCATCTGAtttcactacaagaaaaaagacttaa